One window of the Candidatus Methylomirabilota bacterium genome contains the following:
- a CDS encoding chromate resistance protein ChrB domain-containing protein encodes MHFETLLRRTGLRDRKLAILAEIVHEADLKDEKFARDEARGLDLVLRGLLGAIKDDHEALVLGMTLFDGLYATIGDRP; translated from the coding sequence CTGCACTTCGAGACGCTGCTGCGACGCACCGGCCTGCGCGACCGGAAGCTCGCGATCCTCGCCGAGATCGTCCACGAGGCCGACCTGAAGGACGAGAAATTCGCGCGCGACGAGGCCCGCGGCCTGGACCTGGTCTTGCGCGGTCTGCTCGGCGCGATCAAGGACGACCATGAAGCGCTGGTCCTGGGCATGACCTTGTTCGATGGCCTCTACGCCACGATCGGAGACCGTCCATGA
- a CDS encoding chromate resistance protein ChrB domain-containing protein: MLHGWLILLLTLPPRPSSLRVRAWRRLRALGAVALKSGAYLLPDRGDCYEQFQWLAQEIDRDGGDATLLRVDRVENMQQPEIVRLFQDVRNEDYAALADRYRKLLKGRRPRLGDELARLSRELGRLAEIDFFEASGRREVERVREAVEQRTASARVRPAGAAPPLDLAALKGRRWVTRPRPHVDRIASAWLIKRFVDPDAEFAFAPPDQLPADAIPFDMAGVDLGHQGDDCTSRRCCDAPACATGSSRSSPRSSTRPT; this comes from the coding sequence ATGTTGCACGGGTGGCTGATCCTGTTGCTGACCCTGCCGCCGCGGCCCTCGAGCCTCCGCGTGCGCGCCTGGCGGCGCTTGCGCGCCCTCGGTGCCGTGGCCCTCAAGAGCGGCGCGTATCTGCTGCCCGACAGGGGAGACTGCTACGAACAGTTCCAGTGGCTCGCCCAGGAGATCGACCGTGACGGTGGCGACGCCACCCTGCTCCGGGTAGATCGAGTGGAGAACATGCAGCAGCCTGAGATCGTCCGCCTCTTCCAGGACGTGCGCAACGAGGACTATGCCGCCCTCGCCGACCGCTATCGCAAGCTCCTCAAGGGCCGGCGCCCACGTCTCGGTGACGAGCTCGCTCGGCTCTCCCGCGAGCTCGGCCGACTGGCCGAGATCGACTTCTTCGAGGCCTCCGGGCGCCGCGAGGTCGAGCGCGTGCGCGAGGCGGTCGAACAGCGTACTGCCAGCGCGCGCGTCCGACCGGCCGGCGCGGCGCCGCCGCTCGATCTGGCGGCGCTCAAGGGACGGCGGTGGGTCACGCGGCCGCGGCCGCACGTCGACCGGATCGCCTCGGCCTGGCTCATCAAGCGCTTCGTGGACCCGGACGCCGAATTCGCCTTTGCGCCACCCGACCAGCTGCCCGCTGATGCCATCCCCTTCGACATGGCCGGGGTCGATCTCGGCCACCAGGGCGACGACTGCACTTCGAGACGCTGCTGCGACGCACCGGCCTGCGCGACCGGAAGCTCGCGATCCTCGCCGAGATCGTCCACGAGGCCGACCTGA
- a CDS encoding complex I NDUFA9 subunit family protein — MAQRVFVTGGTGFVGKSVVRALLAQGFLVRLLVRPGSEHDLKGFESIDRVPGDVMRPDGLAPSVEGCSALVNLVGIIEEQRRRGVTFERLHVQATRNMVALARAVGIKRYVQMSALGTRPDARARYHRTKWEAEDAVRASDLDWTIFRPSIIFGRGDAFVSMLARMVKRAPIVPVLGSGRYRLQPIPVEQVADGFARVLRGPVGVRQAYDVAGPQPVAFVDLLDAIGHALGRTRVRKMHVPLGPVKVMTRALDWLPFYPVSTDQLLMLEEESVGDPSRFFADLGIKPEPLAVGLHRMLGPS, encoded by the coding sequence GTGGCGCAGCGGGTGTTCGTTACCGGTGGCACGGGGTTCGTCGGCAAGAGCGTCGTTCGCGCACTTCTTGCGCAGGGATTTCTCGTCCGGCTGCTCGTGCGGCCCGGGTCCGAGCACGATCTGAAGGGATTCGAGTCGATCGATCGCGTGCCCGGCGACGTGATGAGGCCGGACGGCCTGGCTCCGAGCGTCGAGGGCTGCTCCGCGCTCGTCAATCTGGTCGGCATCATCGAGGAGCAGCGCCGCCGCGGCGTCACCTTCGAGCGGCTGCACGTGCAGGCCACGCGCAACATGGTGGCGCTGGCCCGCGCCGTCGGCATCAAGCGCTACGTGCAGATGAGCGCGCTGGGCACCCGGCCCGACGCGCGCGCCCGCTATCACCGCACGAAGTGGGAGGCCGAGGACGCGGTACGGGCAAGCGACCTGGACTGGACCATCTTCCGCCCGTCGATCATCTTCGGGCGCGGCGACGCCTTCGTCTCGATGCTCGCGCGCATGGTCAAGCGCGCGCCGATCGTTCCGGTGCTGGGGAGCGGGCGCTATCGGCTTCAACCGATTCCGGTGGAGCAGGTGGCCGACGGCTTCGCGCGGGTCCTGCGGGGGCCGGTCGGCGTGCGCCAGGCGTACGACGTGGCCGGGCCGCAGCCGGTGGCCTTCGTCGACCTGCTCGACGCGATCGGGCATGCCCTCGGCCGCACGCGCGTGCGGAAGATGCACGTGCCACTCGGCCCGGTCAAGGTCATGACCCGCGCGCTCGACTGGCTGCCGTTCTACCCGGTCTCCACGGATCAGCTCCTCATGCTCGAGGAGGAGAGCGTCGGCGATCCCTCGCGGTTCTTCGCCGACCTCGGCATCAAGCCCGAGCCCCTCGCGGTCGGGCTGCATCGCATGCTCGGCCCGTCGTGA
- a CDS encoding exo-beta-N-acetylmuramidase NamZ domain-containing protein: MRFSAVLLLFVPLVMSISSPLRAQTTGWTQAADDAVRDSVAASEVPGAVLLVGQGDQILHRKVLGWRATVPAPELMTADTIFDIASLTKVVATTPSVLRLWEMGKIDLNQPLGHYLKEFNTPAYQDVTVARLLTHSAGLPDLPSREAMTRGFPKAAELQAKVGLSVPPGGTFLYSDTGFILLGELVRRVSGQPLDRFAQRQFYTPLGMRDTAFAPPVSWRKRIAPTEVVNAHGPLRGVVHDGNARLLHGVAGHAGVFSTAADLSRFCRMLLNGGQLGGRRYLKEATVRAMFSPHVIGESTRGLGWDIASPYSRTLGAYFPAGSVGHTGYTGTAIWMDPASQVYMILLTNRVHPYGKGTVAELRRRISAAVGTRFAPREAPPVETATVETQTPGPASDPPARPEGPTVTGLDRLVAEDFALLAGRTIGLITNQTGIDGQGRRGVDLLAAAPQVRLRALFSPEHGITGQVDANVPHGRDAATGLPIWSLYGPTRRPSPEMLNGIDTLVFDIQDVGVRYYTYLTTLVYALEEGGRRGIQVVVLDRPNPITGSVVEGPLMDPDMRSFTAPHTIPVRTGMTIGEFAQMVVAERKLPVKLTVVPLDRWQRGQWFDETGLPWVNPSPNIRTPTQALLYSGVGLLEATNLSVGRGTELPFEVVGAPWISDPQVLADAMNARGLAGVQFQPIFFTPTSSVYAGRSVGGVQLSVTDRDAIRAVSVGLALGRELTERYGAQFHPAAIQNLLVNRSTMWSFLRGDPFGRLLAWADAAHASFLQRRASYLLYK, encoded by the coding sequence ATGCGGTTTTCGGCAGTCCTGCTCCTGTTCGTGCCGCTCGTGATGTCGATCTCCTCTCCGCTTCGGGCGCAGACCACCGGATGGACGCAGGCCGCGGACGATGCGGTCCGTGACTCGGTCGCCGCGTCCGAGGTGCCGGGCGCGGTGCTCCTCGTCGGCCAGGGCGATCAGATCCTCCACCGCAAGGTGCTCGGCTGGCGCGCCACCGTACCGGCGCCCGAGCTGATGACCGCCGACACCATCTTCGACATCGCCTCGCTCACCAAGGTCGTGGCGACGACGCCCTCGGTGCTGCGGCTGTGGGAGATGGGCAAGATCGATCTCAACCAGCCGCTCGGCCACTATCTGAAGGAGTTCAACACGCCCGCCTACCAGGACGTGACGGTGGCCCGGCTGCTCACCCATTCGGCGGGCTTGCCCGACCTGCCCTCGCGCGAGGCGATGACCCGCGGCTTCCCGAAGGCGGCGGAGCTGCAGGCCAAGGTCGGACTCTCGGTCCCGCCCGGCGGCACGTTCCTCTACAGCGACACCGGCTTCATCCTGCTGGGCGAGCTGGTGCGTCGCGTGAGCGGCCAGCCGCTCGACCGCTTCGCCCAGCGGCAGTTCTACACGCCGCTCGGCATGCGCGACACCGCGTTCGCCCCGCCGGTGTCGTGGCGCAAGCGCATCGCGCCCACCGAGGTGGTGAACGCGCACGGGCCGCTGCGTGGCGTCGTGCACGACGGCAACGCGCGGCTGCTCCACGGCGTGGCCGGGCACGCCGGCGTATTCTCGACCGCGGCCGATCTCTCGCGATTCTGCCGGATGCTGCTCAACGGGGGGCAGCTCGGCGGGCGGCGCTACCTGAAGGAAGCCACGGTGCGGGCCATGTTCTCGCCGCACGTGATCGGCGAGTCGACGCGGGGGCTGGGCTGGGACATCGCCTCGCCGTACTCGCGTACGCTGGGCGCCTACTTCCCCGCGGGCTCGGTCGGGCACACCGGTTACACCGGCACCGCGATCTGGATGGATCCGGCGAGCCAGGTGTACATGATCCTGCTCACCAATCGCGTGCACCCCTACGGCAAGGGGACCGTGGCGGAGCTGCGCCGACGCATCAGCGCGGCCGTCGGCACCCGGTTCGCTCCGCGCGAGGCGCCGCCGGTGGAGACCGCGACCGTGGAGACCCAGACGCCGGGGCCCGCGTCCGACCCGCCCGCGCGGCCGGAGGGCCCGACGGTGACGGGACTCGACCGGCTCGTCGCCGAGGACTTCGCGCTGCTGGCCGGGCGGACGATCGGGCTGATCACCAACCAGACCGGCATCGACGGTCAGGGTCGCCGGGGCGTGGACCTGCTGGCCGCCGCCCCGCAGGTCCGCCTGCGCGCGCTCTTCTCGCCCGAGCACGGCATCACCGGGCAGGTCGACGCCAACGTCCCGCACGGCCGAGACGCGGCCACCGGGCTGCCGATCTGGAGCCTGTACGGGCCGACGCGTCGTCCGTCGCCGGAGATGCTGAACGGCATCGACACGCTGGTCTTCGACATCCAGGACGTCGGCGTCCGCTACTACACGTACCTGACCACGCTGGTCTACGCCCTCGAGGAGGGCGGTCGACGCGGAATCCAGGTGGTGGTGCTCGACCGGCCGAATCCGATCACGGGCAGCGTCGTGGAAGGGCCGCTGATGGATCCCGACATGCGCTCATTCACGGCCCCGCACACGATTCCGGTGCGGACCGGGATGACCATCGGCGAGTTCGCCCAGATGGTAGTGGCCGAGCGGAAGCTGCCGGTCAAGCTGACGGTGGTGCCGCTCGACCGGTGGCAGCGCGGGCAGTGGTTCGACGAGACCGGCCTGCCGTGGGTGAATCCATCGCCCAACATCCGGACGCCTACACAGGCGCTGCTGTATTCCGGCGTGGGGCTGCTGGAGGCCACCAACCTGTCGGTCGGTCGCGGCACCGAGCTGCCGTTCGAGGTCGTCGGCGCTCCGTGGATCAGCGATCCCCAGGTGCTGGCCGACGCCATGAATGCCCGGGGTCTGGCCGGCGTGCAGTTCCAGCCGATCTTCTTCACCCCGACCTCGAGCGTCTACGCGGGACGCAGCGTCGGCGGCGTGCAGCTGAGCGTGACCGACCGCGATGCCATTCGCGCGGTCTCGGTGGGGCTGGCGCTGGGCCGTGAGCTGACCGAGCGCTACGGCGCCCAGTTCCACCCGGCTGCCATCCAGAACCTGCTGGTGAATCGCTCGACGATGTGGTCGTTCCTGCGGGGGGATCCCTTCGGGCGGCTGCTCGCCTGGGCCGACGCCGCCCACGCCTCGTTCCTGCAGCGACGGGCGTCCTACCTCCTCTACAAGTAG
- a CDS encoding polysaccharide deacetylase family protein, whose protein sequence is MLAIVLVAVSLGAAVLASAQAPAREPNELGRVMILEYHKIDNPEGRWTRTPENFKRDLTRLWERGYRLVALTEYLDGKMTLPAGTSPVILTFDDSSPGQFRYIQRGADWVLDPECGLGILEAFAREHPGFGRAATFYVLPGANPPNRLFNQPDLATRKLQYLASQGYEIGNHSLWHAELGRYPGPVVRDQLAGAQEWVQRHVPGYRFRTLALPMGSYPKELGWAVSGEAKAMAYKHDAILMVAGGAAPSPHAKSFDPLHLPRIQAVEKDLDYWLTYFDRNPGDRYVSDGDAGTITVVSGNAGKLGAVRAARVIERK, encoded by the coding sequence GTGCTCGCGATCGTCCTGGTCGCCGTCTCTCTGGGCGCCGCCGTCCTGGCCTCCGCCCAGGCTCCGGCCCGCGAGCCCAACGAGCTGGGCCGGGTCATGATCCTCGAGTACCACAAGATCGACAATCCCGAGGGCCGCTGGACCCGCACCCCCGAGAACTTCAAGCGCGATCTCACCCGCCTCTGGGAGCGCGGCTACCGCCTCGTTGCCCTGACCGAATATCTCGACGGCAAGATGACCCTGCCCGCGGGCACCTCACCGGTGATCCTCACCTTCGACGACTCGTCGCCCGGCCAGTTCCGCTACATCCAGCGCGGCGCCGACTGGGTCCTCGATCCCGAGTGCGGCCTCGGCATCCTGGAAGCGTTCGCGCGCGAGCATCCGGGCTTCGGGCGCGCCGCGACGTTCTACGTGCTGCCCGGCGCCAATCCCCCCAATCGCCTCTTCAACCAGCCCGACCTCGCCACCCGCAAGCTGCAGTACCTGGCGAGCCAGGGCTACGAGATCGGCAATCACTCGCTCTGGCACGCCGAGCTCGGGCGCTATCCCGGGCCGGTCGTGCGCGACCAGTTGGCCGGCGCGCAGGAGTGGGTGCAGCGCCACGTGCCGGGTTACCGCTTCCGGACCCTCGCGCTGCCCATGGGCAGCTATCCGAAGGAGCTCGGCTGGGCGGTCTCGGGCGAAGCCAAGGCCATGGCCTACAAGCATGACGCCATCCTCATGGTGGCCGGCGGGGCGGCCCCCTCCCCGCACGCGAAGAGCTTCGATCCCCTGCACCTGCCTCGCATCCAGGCCGTCGAGAAGGATCTCGACTACTGGCTGACGTACTTCGACCGCAATCCGGGCGATCGCTACGTGAGCGACGGCGATGCCGGCACGATCACGGTGGTCAGCGGCAACGCGGGCAAGCTGGGCGCGGTGCGGGCCGCGCGGGTGATCGAGCGGAAGTAG
- a CDS encoding putative glycoside hydrolase — MDDSSLPRSLSWTSLLLLTLLAGFAECALLFPDAVVSTRLAAALSWDAAVSGEPSPEAGVEPSATPAPEAQAPTPAPQTPTVSAPAEPRGEPKVISGRVLDAGTGSPIRGASIWAGRVEVVTDADGRFTTAPVQAGFAVWVKAPGYERKKLTTENTDVTVKLPAHPIKAAYLTYYGVADRGIRQRVLDLVARTELNAVVIDVKGDRGLIPYRTQVQAALDAGAQGPVIIKDFDEQLAGWKAQGIYTIARIVAFKDNVRANARPDLAIIDTRTGKPWIDRENLAWVDPFREENWDYLIAVAKEAAAKGFDEIQFDYVRFPTDGKLAAARYSQPNNAQTRLPAIAGFLAKARRELGPTGVFLAADIFGYTAFNTNDTDIGQRIEELSVSLDYMCPMVYPSGYHLGIPGVRNPVQNPYEIVKESVRLTRQRSQNPGAQVRPWLQDFKDYAFDKRIFGQGEIRAQIKGADDGGAAGWMLWNPKNDYTGAALRPKTTAISKSSP; from the coding sequence ATGGACGATAGCTCGCTGCCCCGCTCGCTCTCCTGGACCTCGCTGCTGCTCTTGACCCTGCTGGCCGGATTCGCCGAGTGCGCCCTCCTCTTCCCGGACGCGGTCGTGTCCACACGCCTGGCCGCCGCCCTGTCGTGGGATGCCGCGGTGTCCGGCGAGCCGTCGCCGGAGGCGGGCGTCGAGCCCTCCGCGACACCGGCCCCGGAGGCGCAGGCCCCGACGCCGGCACCCCAGACGCCGACCGTCAGCGCGCCGGCCGAGCCGCGGGGCGAGCCGAAGGTGATCAGCGGGCGCGTGCTCGATGCGGGCACCGGCTCTCCGATTCGCGGCGCCTCCATCTGGGCGGGTCGGGTCGAGGTCGTCACCGACGCCGATGGGCGCTTCACCACCGCCCCGGTCCAGGCCGGCTTCGCGGTATGGGTGAAGGCTCCCGGTTATGAGCGCAAGAAGCTGACGACCGAGAACACCGACGTGACCGTGAAGCTCCCCGCGCATCCGATCAAGGCGGCCTATCTCACCTACTACGGCGTGGCCGACCGGGGCATCCGGCAGCGGGTGCTCGACCTGGTGGCCCGCACCGAGCTGAACGCGGTCGTCATCGACGTCAAGGGCGATCGCGGCCTGATCCCCTACCGGACCCAGGTGCAGGCCGCGCTCGATGCGGGCGCGCAGGGGCCGGTCATCATCAAGGACTTCGACGAGCAGCTCGCCGGCTGGAAGGCGCAGGGCATCTACACCATCGCCCGGATCGTCGCCTTCAAGGACAACGTCCGCGCGAACGCGCGGCCCGACCTCGCCATCATCGACACCCGCACCGGGAAGCCGTGGATCGACCGCGAGAACCTGGCCTGGGTGGACCCGTTCCGCGAAGAGAACTGGGACTACCTGATCGCGGTGGCCAAGGAAGCCGCGGCCAAGGGCTTCGACGAGATTCAGTTCGACTACGTGCGCTTCCCCACCGACGGCAAGCTGGCCGCCGCGCGCTACTCGCAGCCCAACAACGCGCAGACCCGGCTGCCCGCCATCGCCGGCTTCCTGGCCAAGGCGCGCCGCGAGCTGGGCCCGACCGGCGTGTTCCTGGCCGCCGACATCTTCGGCTACACCGCCTTCAACACCAACGATACGGACATCGGGCAGCGGATCGAGGAGCTGTCCGTGAGCCTCGACTACATGTGCCCGATGGTCTACCCCTCGGGCTACCACCTGGGCATCCCGGGCGTCCGCAACCCGGTGCAGAATCCCTACGAGATCGTGAAGGAGAGCGTGCGGCTCACCCGCCAGCGCTCGCAGAACCCGGGCGCGCAGGTCCGGCCGTGGCTGCAGGACTTCAAGGACTACGCGTTCGACAAGCGCATCTTCGGCCAGGGCGAGATCCGCGCTCAGATCAAGGGTGCCGACGACGGCGGCGCGGCCGGCTGGATGCTGTGGAACCCGAAGAACGACTACACCGGCGCGGCGCTTCGCCCGAAGACCACCGCCATCTCCAAGTCGTCGCCGTAG
- a CDS encoding alpha/beta hydrolase, with the protein MIDPTGFACETARRRTLSVNGLALHALEWGEPGRPALCFLHGGSAHAHWFDAVAPTFVPDHHVLALDQRGHGASEWSPIPAYATEDFTGDLVGVMDAMGWARMTVAGHSMGGHNAMAFAAWHPERVARLVVIDSRPSIPAERLQTMHRRGDRGPMRHATLESALRSFRLLPRETVAEPRLLEHLAREGITEREGRFLYRFDPACNGRRRPTDGWALLERITAPTLLVRGEHSPILPGDMAAAMMRRLPRARLVEIPGTYHHLVLDAPLAFAKVLQAFLSEPAADA; encoded by the coding sequence ATGATCGATCCGACTGGCTTCGCCTGCGAAACCGCTCGTCGCCGCACCCTCAGCGTGAACGGCCTGGCTCTCCATGCGCTGGAGTGGGGCGAGCCCGGTCGCCCCGCGCTCTGCTTCCTCCACGGAGGCTCCGCGCACGCCCATTGGTTCGATGCCGTGGCGCCGACCTTCGTCCCCGACCATCACGTGCTGGCGCTCGATCAGCGCGGTCACGGAGCCAGTGAGTGGTCGCCGATCCCGGCCTACGCCACCGAGGACTTCACCGGTGACCTGGTCGGGGTAATGGACGCGATGGGCTGGGCGCGCATGACCGTGGCCGGGCATTCGATGGGCGGCCACAACGCGATGGCGTTCGCGGCCTGGCATCCCGAGCGGGTGGCCCGCCTGGTCGTCATCGACAGCCGCCCGTCGATTCCGGCCGAGCGGCTCCAGACCATGCACCGGCGGGGTGACCGGGGACCGATGCGGCACGCAACGCTGGAGTCGGCCCTTCGGAGCTTTCGCCTCCTGCCGAGGGAGACGGTGGCGGAGCCGCGGCTGCTCGAGCATCTCGCCCGCGAGGGCATCACCGAGCGCGAGGGCCGCTTCCTCTATCGCTTCGACCCGGCCTGCAACGGGCGCCGCCGACCGACCGACGGGTGGGCCCTCCTCGAGCGCATCACCGCGCCGACTCTCCTGGTGCGGGGCGAGCACTCCCCGATCTTGCCGGGCGACATGGCGGCCGCCATGATGCGGCGGCTGCCGCGGGCCCGGCTCGTCGAGATCCCCGGGACGTACCACCACCTCGTGCTGGACGCGCCCCTCGCGTTCGCGAAGGTGCTGCAGGCATTCCTGAGCGAGCCCGCGGCGGACGCCTGA
- a CDS encoding helix-turn-helix domain-containing protein, whose translation MESVMVMVDGEEYLSGDEAAALMGVKRETLYAYVSRGMLKSYRQGIKRQRLYRRSEIEALVRLAPSADDADSRATRATEVPLAESWIRE comes from the coding sequence ATGGAAAGCGTCATGGTGATGGTGGACGGCGAGGAATATCTGAGCGGGGACGAGGCGGCCGCCCTGATGGGCGTGAAGCGCGAGACGCTCTATGCGTACGTGAGCCGCGGCATGCTCAAGAGCTACCGGCAGGGCATCAAGCGACAGCGCCTGTACCGGCGATCCGAGATCGAGGCCCTCGTGCGGCTCGCCCCCTCGGCGGACGACGCCGACTCGCGGGCGACGCGCGCCACGGAAGTCCCGCTCGCGGAGAGCTGGATCCGCGAATAG
- a CDS encoding citrate/2-methylcitrate synthase: MATAYKDGLEDVIAARSAICRVDGEAGRLYYRGYEIADLAASVSFEDTTHLLWFGELPTAAERAVFATRMAEARPLPAPVLEMLRRLPRDCHPLDALRTAVSLAAAYDPDVRSNEPEANLRKAYRLMNLVPAAVAAWQRIRTDREPEAPPRDGSHAASFLTMLDGKEPSAEVARVLDVILTLHADHEFNASTFAARVAVATVADLHSAVVAAISTLKGPRHGGANEDVLALLLEIGEPGRAEALVESRMGARASLSKRDRANPRTRMPGFGHRVYKVDDARARVLRGMAKSMAEATGRGKLFEVAERLYDAMKARTTLPVNVDFFSAVVYDALGIPPDFCTSIFAVGRVAGWCAHIMEQYADNRLIRPRADYVGVPARRLR, encoded by the coding sequence ATGGCGACGGCCTACAAGGACGGTCTGGAGGACGTGATCGCGGCGCGCTCGGCGATCTGCCGAGTGGACGGCGAGGCGGGACGGCTCTACTACCGCGGCTACGAGATCGCGGATCTCGCCGCGTCGGTCAGCTTCGAGGACACCACGCACCTGCTCTGGTTCGGCGAGCTGCCCACCGCCGCCGAGCGCGCCGTATTCGCGACGCGGATGGCCGAGGCGCGTCCGCTGCCGGCGCCGGTGCTGGAGATGCTGCGACGGTTGCCGCGCGACTGCCATCCGCTGGACGCGCTGCGCACCGCGGTGTCGCTGGCCGCCGCCTACGATCCCGACGTGCGCTCCAACGAGCCCGAGGCCAACCTGCGCAAGGCCTACCGGCTCATGAACCTGGTGCCCGCCGCGGTGGCGGCCTGGCAGCGCATCCGCACCGACCGCGAGCCGGAGGCTCCCCCACGCGACGGCTCCCACGCGGCCAGCTTCCTGACCATGCTCGACGGCAAGGAGCCGTCCGCCGAGGTGGCCCGCGTGCTCGACGTGATCCTCACCCTGCACGCCGACCACGAGTTCAACGCCTCCACCTTCGCGGCGCGGGTCGCGGTGGCCACCGTCGCGGATCTGCACTCGGCAGTGGTGGCCGCCATCTCGACCCTGAAAGGCCCGCGCCACGGCGGGGCCAACGAGGACGTGCTCGCCCTGCTGCTCGAGATCGGCGAGCCGGGGCGGGCCGAGGCGCTGGTCGAGTCGCGCATGGGGGCGCGCGCGTCCCTGTCCAAGCGCGATCGCGCCAATCCCCGCACGCGCATGCCCGGCTTCGGCCACCGCGTCTACAAGGTGGATGACGCACGGGCCCGGGTGCTCCGGGGCATGGCCAAGTCGATGGCCGAGGCCACCGGCCGTGGCAAGCTCTTCGAGGTGGCCGAGCGCCTCTACGACGCCATGAAGGCGCGGACGACGCTGCCGGTCAACGTGGACTTCTTCTCGGCGGTGGTCTACGACGCCCTCGGCATCCCGCCCGATTTCTGCACCTCGATCTTCGCGGTGGGACGGGTGGCGGGCTGGTGCGCGCACATCATGGAGCAGTACGCGGACAACCGGCTGATCCGGCCCCGGGCCGACTACGTCGGCGTGCCCGCGCGCCGGTTGCGCTAG
- the queC gene encoding 7-cyano-7-deazaguanine synthase QueC, translating to MASPRAVVLLSGGLDSATALAVARDEGFECYALSFDYGQRHDRELESARRVAGALGAKQHLVLRLDLRAIGGSALTADIAVPKSRSESEMSAGIPVTYVPARNTIFLSHALAWAEVLESSDIFIGVNALDYSGYPDCRPEYTEAFERLANLATRAGVEGRMRLRIHTPLIDLSKAQIVRRGTELGVDFGLTWSCYEPQPDGRACGRCDSCLLRRKGFSEAGLRDPVPTRP from the coding sequence ATGGCGAGCCCCCGCGCGGTGGTGCTCCTCTCGGGCGGGCTCGACTCGGCCACCGCCCTCGCCGTCGCGCGGGACGAGGGCTTCGAATGCTACGCGCTGTCGTTCGACTACGGGCAGCGGCACGACCGCGAGCTCGAATCGGCCCGCCGGGTCGCGGGCGCGCTTGGGGCCAAGCAGCATCTCGTGCTGCGTCTCGACCTGCGCGCGATCGGCGGGTCCGCCCTCACCGCGGACATCGCCGTGCCCAAGTCCCGCAGCGAATCCGAGATGAGCGCCGGCATCCCGGTCACCTACGTCCCCGCTCGCAACACCATCTTCCTGAGCCACGCGCTGGCCTGGGCGGAAGTGCTCGAGTCGAGTGACATCTTCATCGGCGTAAACGCGCTCGACTATTCGGGTTACCCGGATTGCCGACCCGAGTACACGGAGGCCTTCGAGCGCCTGGCCAACCTGGCGACCCGGGCCGGCGTCGAGGGCCGGATGCGACTGCGAATCCACACGCCGTTGATCGACCTGAGCAAGGCGCAGATCGTCCGGCGGGGCACCGAGCTGGGGGTGGACTTCGGTCTCACGTGGTCCTGCTATGAGCCTCAGCCGGACGGGCGCGCGTGCGGCCGCTGCGACTCCTGCCTGCTGAGACGCAAGGGCTTCAGCGAGGCGGGACTGCGCGATCCCGTCCCCACCCGGCCCTGA
- a CDS encoding 7-carboxy-7-deazaguanine synthase QueE, with the protein MGTAVGRIAETFYSIQGEGATAGLPAVFVRLQGCSVGCRWCDTKYSWDPAAGREVTLPGLLAEVAAFPCRRVVITGGEPLESSLFAPLASALAEHGYAVEVETSGTLEPPHEAPEAIQWNVSVKLAGSGVADDRRVNPAAIGALLMREAWWKFVVGEPAEVDEVLTLAARFALPRDRVLLQPEGLRAEDLAARTPWLVEACKAHGFRFSPRLHILIWGARRGV; encoded by the coding sequence ATGGGTACCGCCGTCGGACGTATCGCCGAGACGTTCTACTCGATCCAGGGTGAGGGAGCCACCGCCGGACTGCCTGCCGTCTTCGTCCGGCTGCAGGGATGCTCGGTGGGCTGCCGCTGGTGTGACACGAAGTACTCGTGGGACCCGGCGGCCGGCCGCGAGGTGACCCTGCCCGGCCTGCTCGCCGAGGTGGCCGCCTTCCCGTGTCGCCGCGTCGTCATCACCGGCGGCGAGCCGCTCGAATCGTCGCTCTTCGCGCCACTGGCGAGCGCGCTGGCCGAGCATGGCTACGCCGTCGAGGTCGAGACGTCGGGCACGCTCGAGCCACCGCACGAGGCGCCGGAGGCCATCCAGTGGAACGTCTCGGTCAAGCTCGCCGGCTCGGGCGTGGCGGACGACCGACGCGTCAATCCGGCCGCGATCGGCGCGCTCCTCATGCGCGAGGCCTGGTGGAAGTTCGTGGTCGGCGAGCCGGCGGAGGTCGACGAGGTCCTGACTCTCGCGGCGCGCTTCGCCCTGCCCCGCGACCGCGTGCTGCTGCAGCCCGAGGGGCTGCGGGCCGAGGACCTGGCCGCGCGAACCCCCTGGCTGGTCGAGGCGTGCAAGGCGCACGGCTTCCGGTTCTCGCCCCGGCTCCACATCCTCATCTGGGGCGCCCGGCGAGGCGTGTGA